The Palaemon carinicauda isolate YSFRI2023 chromosome 37, ASM3689809v2, whole genome shotgun sequence genome contains a region encoding:
- the LOC137629275 gene encoding uncharacterized protein, which yields MPYWTRVAAGFLTTASTTAKNASDRRDHQSRLEFEATIRTVKDEEKLIIGADMNGRVAKTGDGYQEVLGDHRLRTRNEDGEYVLEMAHRFELLYVNTWVLKLEKHLITYISSRVESQINHILVRGADKNNVMNC from the exons ATGCCCTACTGGACGAGGGTTGCTGCAGGGTTCTTGACTACAGCATCGACTACAGCCAAAAATGCTAGCGACAGAAGGGATCATCAGAGCAG ACTAGAGTTTGAGGCAACTATTAGAACAGTAAAAGATgaagagaagctaatcataggagcagacatgaatggcagagtagcGAAGACAGGTGATGGATATCAGGAGGTACTTGGAGACCATAGGTTAAGAACTAGAAATGAAGATGGGGAGTATGTACTAGAGATGGCTCATAGATTTGAATTGTTATATGTGAACACCTGGGTTCTAAAGTTGGAGAAGCACCTGATAACCTATATAAGTTCGAGAGTGGAAAGCCAAATCAATCACATCCTAGTTAGAGGAGCTgacaaaaacaatgtgatgaactgTTAA